The genomic region TGTAGCGCGACACGAGTGATGGCCGGTGCGCGACAGGCTGATGGCCGGTCGCAGCGCGTAGCGAAGATGAGCTTGACGTCGCGCATCGACAAGGGATTTTTTTACTTCGGTTGGCTGCACCAGCCACACTGCCCGGCAGTTCCGGCTGCTGGATTTGTGGACAACGCAAGCGCGTTGCCCACAACCCCACAGCCGCCACATCAGCAGAAGCGGATGATGATTTTGCACTCAGAAGGCGGGCATTCCTACGCGGCAACGTCAGGAACACTTTCGCCGCTGGTCGCAAATGCCGGCGCTGTGGTGTGGCGCTGCTTGTCGCTGTCGCGCTTGCTGTCGCTCGGGCCTTTGGGCTTGTGTGGCGCGCGAGCGGCAGCAGTCTTGCGGCGGTAGCTTTCGACGTTCATCTCGAAGATGGTTGAATGGTGGACAAGGCGGTCCACGGCGGCGAGCGTCATGGCGGCGTCGGGAAAGACGCTGGTCCATTCGCCGAACGGCTGATTTGCGGTGACCATCAGGCTGCGCCGTTCGTAGCGGGCGGCGATCAGCTCGAACAGCACCGAGGTTTCGGCCTGATCCTTTCGGACGTAGCAGAGATCCTCGAGGATCAGCAGGTGGTATTTGTCGAGCTTCTCGATGGCGCTCTCCAACGACAGCGCCTGACGCGCCTGTTGCAGACGCTGCACGAGGTCGGTGGTTCGGGTGAACAGGACGCGGTAGCCGTTCTCCACGAGGGCATGCCCGAGTGCTGCACCGAGATGCGACTTTCCGGAGCCGCTCGGGCCGAACAGCAGGATCGTGCCGCCCCGGTCGATCCATCCGTCGCCGGTGACCAGCGCCGCAACGTGCGCACGACTGACCATGGGCACGGCGGTGAAGTCGAAGCTGTCGAGCGTCTTGCCGGACGGCAGCCGGGCCTCGACCAGGTGTCGCTGGATGCGTCGCTGGGAGCGTTCGGCGAGTTCCAGCTCGGTGAGGGTCGCCAGCAGCCGGGCTGCCGGCCACGCCTCGCGATCGGCGCGCTCGGTGAAGGTCTGCCACATGGCGGCGATGGTTGGCAGCCGCAGCTCATTGAGCAGCAGCGGCAGCCGCGCGGTATCGACCTTGATCGTGTCGCTGGTGCTGTCGTTCATGCCACGGCTCCCATGGACGGCAGGAGCGTGTCGTAGCTGGCGACCGGCGGCAGGCTGACCATGATTTCTGGCATCCTCCCCCGCGCCGGCGCGAACCGGGCCCGCAAGCTCTGCATGTCGACCGCGCCCGCGGTCGCCCTGCGGCCCGTCGCCGGGTGCTGCAACTGCTCAGTGAGTGCCGCGGCGAGTTCGGCCTCGCAGCTGCGCTCGTGGGCGAGCGACAGGAGCGCCACCATCGTCTTGCAGGCGGCTCTCGGGTCGCCGGCGGCCAGCAGCGTCTCCCAGGCCAGACGATAGGCGGGACGCGGGAACAGCGCGTCGCGGTAGACCAGGTTGAGCAGCGCCATCGGCTTGCAGCGCAGACTGTGGATGACGTGGCGGTAGTCGACGACGTGGCCATGCCGCCCCTCGCCATGGCTGCGGCCGCGGCGCAAAATCAGCGCCGGGCTCTGGCCGACAAAGCATTCCAGCCGATCGTCATACAGCCGGACCCGCAGCCGGAAGCCGATCAGGCGGGAGGGCACGGTGTAGAACACCTTGCGCAGGACGAAGCCGCTGCTCGAGGTCACGAACACCGTGGCCTCGTCGTAGTCGGTGGTGCGGTCCGGCGGCAGCGGCCGCAGGGCGGCGCATTCCAGCTGCACCATCTTGCCGCGGCGGGCGTTGCGGCGGCCGATCAGGTCGGCGATCCAGACACGGTAGGCGTCGAGAGTGTCGAAGCCGGCGCTGCCGCGGAGCAGCAGGGCCTGCGCGATGCCGCGCTT from Chloroflexota bacterium harbors:
- a CDS encoding IS21 family transposase → MPGRHVTSQQVRLFMESHRHYPQRVAAAKAGFSERTARRLKADRHLSRELVDRRLRRQCPDPFAGLWDAEIRPMLEAQPGLRPITLIEEMQRRHAEHDWDRLRRSLERRVRTWRAEHGADREVIFRQDHVPGQQGLSDFTDMGDLGVSIAGQPLDHRLYHFTLAYSAWEHAEPVLGGESFTALAVGLQNALWALGGVPAEHRSDSLSAAFRNLDDDTRADQTRRYEALCAHYEMTPTRNNTGVAHENGAIESQHGHLKRGIAQALLLRGSAGFDTLDAYRVWIADLIGRRNARRGKMVQLECAALRPLPPDRTTDYDEATVFVTSSSGFVLRKVFYTVPSRLIGFRLRVRLYDDRLECFVGQSPALILRRGRSHGEGRHGHVVDYRHVIHSLRCKPMALLNLVYRDALFPRPAYRLAWETLLAAGDPRAACKTMVALLSLAHERSCEAELAAALTEQLQHPATGRRATAGAVDMQSLRARFAPARGRMPEIMVSLPPVASYDTLLPSMGAVA